From a single Podarcis raffonei isolate rPodRaf1 chromosome 10, rPodRaf1.pri, whole genome shotgun sequence genomic region:
- the TMEM60 gene encoding transmembrane protein 60: protein MRMSLAQRVLLTWLFTLLFLIMLVLKLDEKAPWNWFLIFIPVWIFDTILLVMIIVKMARRCKSGYDPRNGSRHLKKKAWYLVAMLLKLAFCLALCAKLEQLAEIKLAYVFIPFWVLLIGGIIELGYNIFYVRRE from the coding sequence ATGAGAATGTCCTTGGCGCAGAGAGTGCTGCTTACATGGCTCTTCACATTGCTGTTCCTGATCATGTTAGTGTTGAAATTGGATGAAAAGGCACCATGGAACTGGTTTCTCATATTTATCCCAGTTTGGATATTTGATACTATTCTTCTAGTTATGATAATTGTAAAAATGGCTCGCCGTTGTAAGTCTGGCTATGACCCTCGAAATGGTTCCCGTCACCTCAAGAAGAAAGCTTGGTACCTTGTAGCAATGCTGCTTAAGTTGGCCTTCTGCCTCGCCCTCTGTGCAAAATTGGAACAGCTTGCTGAAATAAAGCTAGCTTATGTCTTTATTCCCTTTTGGGTGTTGCTCATTGGAGGGATAATAGAACTTGGATACAACATCTTCTATGTACGAAGGGAATAA